One window from the genome of Bicyclus anynana chromosome 25, ilBicAnyn1.1, whole genome shotgun sequence encodes:
- the LOC128199484 gene encoding uncharacterized protein LOC128199484, translating to MRAVKESKISTNQIDYNKLSANHSDYSKVPASHDYSKRIEVATSDIGLYDKGIDAETECEDKYVESYEAANYEMYEQMAMAYQSDVASQTQPFRWPVSCPQSRRPVSSPCSRVKCYLFSIFGRRIAFICSTMPTL from the exons ATGCGGGCGGTGAAAGAATCCAAAATTTCAACCAATCAAATCGATTACAATAAGCTGTCAGCCAATCACAGTGATTATAGTAAAGTACCAGCCAGTCATGATTACAGCAAGAGAATAGAGGTGGCTACAAGCGATATTGGTCTTTATGATAAGGGAATAGATGCTGAAACTGAGTGTGAAGACAAGTATGTGGAGAGTTATGAGGCGGCGAACTATGAGATGTACGAACAGATGGCTATGGCGTATCAGAGTGATGTTGCTAGCCag ACCCAACCCTTCCGCTGGCCGGTTTCATGCCCCCAGAGCCGCCGCCCGGTCTCATCGCCTTGCAGTAGAGTTAAGTGTTacttattttctattttcggaagacgaATTGCCTTTATATGTAGTACGATGCCAACTTTATGA